TTTGAATTATGGCAAAGAAAGTTGTTGCAACACTTAAGACCGATACTGGTAAAGGTTTCGCCAAAGTTATCAGGATGAACAAATCCGATAAAACAGGTGCCTATACCTTCAGCGAAGATATTATTGCTTCTGATAAGGTGAAAGATTTTTTCAGCAAGAAATAATCATCTTTCCCTGAAAATATTATGGATCAGACCTGTCCTATTCTGAAAGGGCAGGTCTGATTTTGTTTTCAGAATTTTCCCATCTGAGGACTGTTCTGAGTTTCCCAATGCCTTTATTTCCCTTCTGACCCTTAAACAAAAGAGGCCTTAGCCTTCTGTTAAATTCATTAACTTTGCGTGGATTAATTACGAAAGACCATGGGGCTGTTTGATATCTTTTCACGGAATAAACAAGAAACACTCGAGAAGGGCTTAAGTAAGACCCGTGAGAGCTTCTTTGGCAAGCTTTCGAAGGCCGTGGCCGGCAAATCGAAGGTCGATGCCGAAGTACTTGACGAACTGGAAGAAATCCTGATCAGTTCCGATGTGGGGGTGTCTACCACCATTCGTATCATCGAGCGCATTGAAGAACGGGTGGCACGCGATAAATTCCTGGGCACCGACGAACTCAACCTTATCCTCAAGGAGGAAGTGGTGGGACTGCTGGCCGAAA
This region of Bacteroides sp. genomic DNA includes:
- a CDS encoding DUF4295 domain-containing protein, with the translated sequence MAKKVVATLKTDTGKGFAKVIRMNKSDKTGAYTFSEDIIASDKVKDFFSKK